In Siniperca chuatsi isolate FFG_IHB_CAS linkage group LG16, ASM2008510v1, whole genome shotgun sequence, the following proteins share a genomic window:
- the naa20 gene encoding N-alpha-acetyltransferase 20 isoform X1 codes for MTTLRPFTCDDLFKFNNINLDPLTETYGIPFYLQYLAHWPEYFIVAEAPGGELMGYIMGKAEGSVAREEWHGHVTALSVAPEFRRLGLAAKLMEMLEEISERKGGFFVDLFVRVSNQVAVNMYKRLGYSVYRTVIEYYSASNGEPDEDAYDMRKALSRDTEKKSIIPLPHPVRPEDIE; via the exons ATGACAACATTAAGACCGTTTACCTGCgatgatttatttaaatttaacaatAT CAACCTGGACCCTTTGACAGAAACT tATGGGATCCCGTTTTACCTGCAGTACCTTGCTCACTGGCCGGAGTACTTCATAGTCGCTGAGGCTCCTGGTGGTGAACTGATGGGCTACA TCATGGGGAAGGCGGAGGGATCTGTGGCTCGGGAGGAGTGGCACGGCCACGTCACCGCTCTGTCTGTCGCCCCGGAGTTCAGAAGACTCGGCCTCGCAGCCAAACTCATGGAGATGCTGGAGGAAATCTCAGAGAG GAAGGGCGGTTTCTTCGTGGATCTCTTCGTGCGAGTCTCCAACCAAGTGGCGGTGAACATGTACAAACGCCTGGGCTACAGCGTCTACAGGACGGTGATCGAGTATTACTCAGCCAGCAACGGAGAACCTGACGAAGACGCTTATG ATATGAGGAAAGCTCTGtccagagacacagagaagaaGTCAATCATCCCGCTGCCACATCCCGTCAGACCAGAAGACATCGAATAA
- the crnkl1 gene encoding crooked neck-like protein 1, which yields MASTAAGKQRIPKVAKVKNKAPAEVQITAEQLLREAKERELELLPPPPKQKITDEEELNDYKLKKRKGFEDNIRKNRTVISNWIKYAQWEESLKEIQRARSIYERALDVDHRNITLWLKYAEMEMKSRQVNHARNIWDRAITILPRVNQFWYKYTYMEEMLGNVAGCRQVFERWMEWEPEEQAWHSYINFELRYKEVDKARTIYERFVMVHPEVKNWIKYARFEEKHGYIAHSRKVYERAVEFFGEEHVDENLFVAFAKFEETQKEFERVRVIYKYALDRIPKHQAQELFKYYTMFEKKFGDRRGIEDVIVSKRRFQYEEEVKANPHNYDAWFDYLRLVENDADPDTVREVYERAIANVPPIQEKRHWKRYIYLWINYALYEELEVKDPETTRQVYQACLDLIPHKKFTFAKIWLLYAQFEIRQKNLQGARKVMGTAIGKCPKNKLLKGYIELELQLREFDRCRKLYEKYLEFSPENCTTWIKFSELETILGDIERARGIFELAIGQPRLDMPEVLWKSYIDFEIEQEEFGNTRNLYKRLLQRTQHVKVWISYAKFELSIDSPDRLHRCRQIFEEANKSMRNCEEKEERLMLLESWSDFEKEFGSDSTMERVRKLLPEKVKKRRKLTAEDGSDAGWEEYYDYIFPEDAANQPNLKLLAMAKMWKRQQMVEEDVPEKAPTAEETSSPSSDETAAPPENLPENDSDRNTATETEQEKTYDDRDDDDSSSSSSDSDSNDGEKEAKESRSGDEDKDKD from the exons ATGGCTTCCACGGCGGCAGGCAAACAGCGGATACCGAAGGTGGCGAAG GTGAAGAATAAAGCTCCCGCAGAGGTTCAGATCACTGctgagcagctgctgagggaagccaaagagagagagctCGAACTTCTCCCTCCACCACCAAAACAGAAGATCACTGATGAGGAGGAGCTGAACGATTACAAACTCAAGAAGAGGAAG GGGTTTGAGGACAACATCAGAAAGAATCGCACTGTCATCAGTAACTGGATAAAATACGCACAATGGGAGGAAAGCCTGAAGGAGATCCAGAG GGCCCGTTCCATTTACGAGCGAGCGCTGGACGTCGATCACCGCAACATCACTCTGTGGCTGAAGTATGCCGAGATGGAGATGAAGAGCCGGCAGGTGAACCACGCCCGCAACATCTGGGACAGAGCCATCACCATCCTCCCACGAGTCAACCAGTTCTG GTACAAGTACACCTACATGGAGGAGATGCTGGGGAACGTCGCTGGCTGCAGGCAGGTGTTTGAGCGTTGGATGGAGTGGGAGCCTGAGGAACAGGCCTGGCACTCCTACATCAACTTTGAGCTGCGCTACAAGGAAGTGGACAAAGCCCGCACCATTTATGAGCGAT TCGTCATGGTTCACCCCGAAGTGAAGAACTGGATCAAGTACGCTCGTTTTGAAGAGAAGCATGGCTACATCGCTCACAGCAGGAAGGTGTACGAGAGGGCGGTGGAGTTCTTCGGAGAGGAACATGTGGACGAAAACCTCTTTGTGGCCTTTGCCAAGTTTGAGGAGACGCAGAAAGAG TTTGAACGTGTTCGGGTGATCTATAAGTACGCTTTGGACAGAATTCCTAAACACCAGGCACAGGAGCTCTTCAAGTACTACACGATGTTCGAGAAGAAGTTTGGAGACCGGAGGGGAATCGAAGACGTCATTGTCAGCAAACGAAGGTTCCAGTATGAGGAGGAAGTCAAG gCGAACCCACACAACTACGACGCGTGGTTTGATTACCTCCGCCTCGTGGAGAACGACGCTGACCCTGACACAGTGAGAGAGGTTTATGAGAGAGCCATCGCCAACGTGCCCCCCATCCAGGAGAAGAGACACTGGAAACGATACATCTACCTGTGGATCAACTACGCTCTGTACGAAGAGCTGGAGGTCAAG GATCCTGAGACAACAAGGCAGGTGTACCAGGCCTGTCTGGATCTCATCCCACATAAAAAG TTCACATTTGCTAAGATTTGGCTGCTCTACGCTCAGTTTGAGATCCGGCAGAAGAACCTGCAGGGAGCTCGAAAGGTCATG GGTACTGCGATCGGTAAATGCCCGAAGAACAAACTGCTGAAGGGCTACATCGagctggagctgcagctgcGCGAGTTCGACCGCTGCAGGAAGCTGTATGAGAAATACCTGGAGTTCAGTCCGGAGAACTGCACCACCTGGATCAAGTTCTCAGAGCTGGAGACGATCCTGGGAGACATCGAGCGAGCCCGCGGCATCTTCGAACTCGCCATCGGACAGCCACGACTGGACATGCCAGAG gtGCTGTGGAAGTCCTACATTGACTTTGAGATTGAGCAGGAGGAGTTTGGAAACACCAGAAACCTTTACAAAAGGCTGCTGCAGCGCACACAGCATGTCAAG GTTTGGATCAGCTACGCCAAGTTCGAGCTGTCCATCGACAGCCCCGACAGGCTGCACAGGTGCCGGCAGATCTTCGAGGAGGCCAACAAGAGCATGAGGAACTgcgaggagaaggaggagcGGCTGATGCTGCTCGAGTCCTGGAGCGACTTTGAGAAGGAGTTCGGCTCCGACAGCACCATGGAGAGAGTCAGGAAGCTGCTGCCAGAGaaggtgaagaagaggaggaagctgACGGCCGAGGACGGG TCGGACGCAGGTTGGGAGGAGTACTACGACTACATCTTCCCAGAGGATGCCGCCAACCAGCCCAACCTCAAACTGCTGGCAATGGCAAAGATGTGGAAGAGGCAGCAGATGGTGGAGGAGGACGTTCCAGAAAAAGCTCCAACGGCCGAAGAGACGTCGTCGCCGTCCTCTGACGAAACCGCAGCTCCTCCTGAAAACCTGCCGGAAAACGACTCCGACAGAAACACTGCAACCGAAACAGAGCAGGAGAAGACGTACGACGACCGGGATGACgacgacagcagcagcagcagcagcgacaGTGACAGTaatgatggagagaaagaggcgAAAGAGAGCCGGAGTGGAGATgaagataaagataaagattAG
- the naa20 gene encoding N-alpha-acetyltransferase 20 isoform X2 codes for MDSWLEIMLCQTPFNNLDPLTETYGIPFYLQYLAHWPEYFIVAEAPGGELMGYIMGKAEGSVAREEWHGHVTALSVAPEFRRLGLAAKLMEMLEEISERKGGFFVDLFVRVSNQVAVNMYKRLGYSVYRTVIEYYSASNGEPDEDAYDMRKALSRDTEKKSIIPLPHPVRPEDIE; via the exons ATGGACAGCTGGCTGGAAATAATGCTGTGCCAAACCCCATTCAA CAACCTGGACCCTTTGACAGAAACT tATGGGATCCCGTTTTACCTGCAGTACCTTGCTCACTGGCCGGAGTACTTCATAGTCGCTGAGGCTCCTGGTGGTGAACTGATGGGCTACA TCATGGGGAAGGCGGAGGGATCTGTGGCTCGGGAGGAGTGGCACGGCCACGTCACCGCTCTGTCTGTCGCCCCGGAGTTCAGAAGACTCGGCCTCGCAGCCAAACTCATGGAGATGCTGGAGGAAATCTCAGAGAG GAAGGGCGGTTTCTTCGTGGATCTCTTCGTGCGAGTCTCCAACCAAGTGGCGGTGAACATGTACAAACGCCTGGGCTACAGCGTCTACAGGACGGTGATCGAGTATTACTCAGCCAGCAACGGAGAACCTGACGAAGACGCTTATG ATATGAGGAAAGCTCTGtccagagacacagagaagaaGTCAATCATCCCGCTGCCACATCCCGTCAGACCAGAAGACATCGAATAA